Proteins encoded within one genomic window of Gloeobacter kilaueensis JS1:
- a CDS encoding NAD(P)/FAD-dependent oxidoreductase, whose product MEQFDYDVVIVGGGPAGCTCALYTARAELKTVILDKNAQAGALAITHKIANYPGILGEMSGERLLDLMREQAVEFGTTYQRSQVYGIDISEPIKKVYTPDGVYNGRALVLATGAMGRIASIPGEAEFLGRGVSYCATCDGAFYRNREVAVVGLNPEAIEEAQVLTKFASAVHWITPKDPHTLDGHAEELLGHPSVKLWNKTKLMKIKGEEAGVTGIEVCHPGEKELKELPVEGVFVYMQGSKPITDFIGGQVQFKPDGGVQVDEMMQTSVPGVWAIGDIRNTPFKQAVVAAGDGCIAAMAIDRYLKSRKSIKPDWDHT is encoded by the coding sequence ATGGAACAATTCGACTACGACGTGGTGATTGTCGGCGGTGGTCCGGCAGGTTGTACCTGTGCGCTCTATACCGCCCGCGCCGAGCTTAAGACCGTCATCCTCGACAAAAATGCCCAGGCCGGGGCCCTCGCCATTACCCACAAGATCGCCAACTATCCCGGCATTCTGGGCGAGATGAGCGGTGAGAGATTGCTCGATCTGATGCGCGAACAGGCGGTGGAGTTTGGCACGACCTACCAGCGCTCCCAGGTCTACGGCATCGACATCAGCGAACCAATCAAAAAAGTCTATACTCCCGATGGTGTATACAATGGCCGTGCCCTGGTGCTCGCCACCGGAGCGATGGGCCGGATCGCTTCGATTCCGGGGGAGGCTGAATTTTTGGGCCGGGGCGTAAGCTACTGCGCCACCTGCGATGGAGCCTTCTACCGCAACCGCGAGGTGGCCGTCGTCGGCCTCAACCCCGAAGCGATCGAGGAGGCGCAGGTGCTGACCAAGTTCGCCTCCGCCGTCCACTGGATCACCCCCAAGGACCCGCACACGCTGGACGGCCATGCTGAGGAGCTGTTGGGTCATCCGAGTGTAAAGCTCTGGAACAAGACCAAACTGATGAAAATCAAAGGTGAGGAGGCGGGTGTCACCGGCATCGAGGTCTGCCATCCAGGCGAGAAGGAACTCAAGGAATTGCCGGTCGAGGGCGTCTTCGTCTACATGCAGGGTTCTAAGCCCATCACCGATTTTATCGGCGGCCAGGTTCAGTTCAAGCCCGACGGCGGTGTGCAGGTAGACGAGATGATGCAGACTTCCGTTCCGGGAGTCTGGGCAATCGGTGATATTCGCAACACGCCTTTCAAGCAGGCGGTGGTGGCGGCGGGCGACGGCTGCATAGCAGCGATGGCGATCGATCGCTATCTTAAAAGCCGCAAGTCGATCAAGCCCGACTGGGATCACACCTGA
- the efp gene encoding elongation factor P codes for MISSNDFRTGTTIELDGQVWRVVEFLHVKPGKGSAFVRTKLKNVINGNVNERTFRAGETVPQAVVEKREMQFVYPQGDNEFVFMDMESYEQEALSRETIGDGAKYLKENMSVSILKWRDRVIGVDLPNTVVLTVTETDPGVKGDTAQGGTKPAKVETGAVVMVPLFITVGEKIKIDTRDDSYLGREN; via the coding sequence ATGATCTCAAGCAACGATTTTCGTACCGGCACCACTATCGAACTCGATGGGCAGGTCTGGCGGGTGGTCGAATTTTTGCACGTCAAGCCGGGCAAGGGGTCGGCCTTTGTGCGCACCAAGCTCAAAAACGTGATCAACGGCAACGTCAACGAGCGCACCTTCCGCGCAGGCGAGACAGTACCCCAGGCGGTGGTCGAAAAGCGCGAGATGCAGTTTGTCTACCCCCAGGGCGACAACGAGTTCGTCTTCATGGACATGGAATCTTACGAGCAGGAGGCGCTCAGCCGTGAGACGATCGGCGACGGAGCCAAATATCTCAAAGAAAACATGAGCGTCTCGATTCTCAAGTGGCGCGACCGGGTAATTGGCGTCGATCTGCCGAACACGGTCGTGCTCACCGTCACCGAAACCGATCCGGGCGTCAAGGGCGATACTGCCCAGGGCGGCACCAAACCTGCCAAGGTCGAAACCGGCGCGGTCGTGATGGTGCCACTGTTTATCACCGTTGGCGAGAAGATCAAAATCGATACGCGCGACGATTCTTACCTTGGGCGCGAGAACTGA
- the accB gene encoding acetyl-CoA carboxylase biotin carboxyl carrier protein, whose product MNIDLSEIRELIAILNQTDVTELTIEAEGFRLSIRKEGGKVVVQSPAALPLPEVANAVPPAAPAEKSVAPPAVSEPAKPTIEIVAPMVGTFYRAPSPDTPNFVEPGTAVQIGQTVCIIEAMKLMNTIDSEVAGRVVEILVENGEPVEYGQKLMRLEAL is encoded by the coding sequence GTGAACATCGATCTTTCAGAAATCCGCGAACTGATTGCCATCCTTAACCAGACGGACGTTACCGAACTGACGATCGAGGCGGAAGGTTTTCGCCTCTCGATCCGCAAAGAGGGCGGCAAGGTGGTTGTCCAGTCGCCCGCAGCGCTCCCCCTGCCAGAGGTCGCCAATGCGGTACCCCCCGCAGCACCTGCCGAAAAATCAGTCGCGCCGCCTGCAGTGAGCGAACCGGCAAAGCCCACGATCGAGATCGTCGCTCCAATGGTCGGCACCTTCTATCGGGCTCCTTCTCCAGATACCCCTAACTTTGTCGAGCCTGGCACTGCCGTTCAGATCGGCCAGACCGTCTGCATCATCGAGGCGATGAAGCTGATGAATACGATCGACAGCGAAGTGGCCGGTCGGGTCGTCGAGATTCTCGTCGAAAACGGTGAGCCGGTCGAGTACGGTCAAAAACTGATGCGCCTCGAAGCGCTCTAA
- a CDS encoding ribokinase — protein MSTAGPRVVVAGSINMDIVLSAHRHPLPGETISGQRVQFFAGGKGANQAIAAHRLGAAAQLVGRIGDDLFGRDLRNFLVGEGLAFDQIYPSKGASGTALIVVVPTGENTIVVVPGANGQLSAADVEVEIHPDDVLISQLEIPIATVTHFFGRGRSVGARTLLNAAPAQLLPAELLLLIDILIVNETELAILSGRTVQPDSPQSVAAAAQLLQRAIETVVVTLGAHGAVACRGTDLLVVPGRRVQAIDATGAGDCFVGALAARLAAGEALEQALGFANVAASLCVERPGAAGAMPTLGQVQAVLQIK, from the coding sequence GTCATCCGCTGCCCGGCGAGACGATAAGCGGCCAGAGAGTCCAGTTTTTTGCCGGCGGCAAGGGAGCCAACCAGGCGATTGCTGCCCACCGCCTGGGAGCAGCAGCGCAGCTGGTAGGCCGGATAGGCGACGATCTATTTGGCCGGGATCTGCGCAATTTTCTGGTGGGCGAGGGGCTGGCGTTCGATCAGATTTATCCGAGCAAAGGGGCGAGCGGCACGGCGCTCATCGTCGTCGTCCCGACGGGCGAGAATACGATCGTCGTCGTCCCTGGTGCCAACGGGCAGCTCAGCGCTGCCGATGTCGAGGTCGAAATCCACCCCGACGACGTGCTGATAAGCCAGCTGGAAATTCCGATTGCAACCGTCACCCACTTTTTTGGGCGGGGCCGCTCCGTGGGAGCCCGCACCCTGCTCAACGCCGCCCCGGCTCAGCTGCTACCCGCTGAACTGTTGCTGCTCATCGATATATTGATCGTCAACGAGACGGAACTCGCGATCTTGAGCGGTAGGACCGTTCAACCCGATAGTCCCCAGAGCGTCGCTGCCGCCGCCCAACTGTTGCAACGGGCGATCGAGACCGTCGTCGTCACCCTGGGAGCCCATGGGGCGGTGGCCTGCAGGGGTACGGATCTGCTGGTCGTGCCGGGCCGGCGTGTCCAGGCCATCGATGCGACCGGGGCGGGCGATTGCTTTGTCGGTGCTCTGGCTGCCAGGCTGGCAGCGGGCGAAGCGCTGGAGCAGGCGCTGGGCTTTGCCAATGTTGCCGCCTCACTCTGCGTCGAGCGTCCGGGGGCGGCTGGGGCGATGCCGACTCTGGGGCAGGTGCAGGCCGTACTTCAGATAAAGTAG
- the purM gene encoding phosphoribosylformylglycinamidine cyclo-ligase, which translates to MDYKSAGVNIEAGHEFVSRIRSAVERTRRPEQLGSVGGFGGLFALPAGYSEPVLVAGTDGVGTKLKLAFALDRHDTIGIDCVAMCANDVLAQGAEPLFFLDYLATGSLAPAQLAQVVEGIAAGCLEAGCTLLGGETAEMPGFYERGEYDVAGFCVGIVERDRLIDGSRVRPDDVLLGLASSGVHSNGFSLVRRIVEVTGHDWQEIPPGFDTPLGETLLTPTRIYVKPVLAALKAGLDIRGIAHITGGGLIENVPRALGGLAARLVRGSWPVPPIFHWLATHGEVLQQDMETTFNLGLGLVLACGADEAERIADFLGERGEKVYRVGTVIDAPAPAVYFI; encoded by the coding sequence ATGGATTACAAGTCAGCCGGGGTGAATATCGAGGCGGGCCACGAGTTTGTGAGCCGCATCCGGAGTGCCGTCGAGCGCACCCGCCGCCCCGAACAACTGGGATCGGTGGGTGGCTTCGGCGGCCTGTTTGCCCTGCCCGCAGGCTACAGTGAGCCGGTGCTGGTGGCCGGTACCGACGGCGTCGGCACCAAGCTCAAGCTCGCCTTTGCCCTCGATCGCCACGACACTATCGGCATCGACTGCGTGGCGATGTGCGCCAACGATGTCCTGGCCCAGGGGGCGGAGCCGCTGTTTTTTTTGGATTATCTGGCGACCGGCAGCCTCGCCCCTGCCCAACTTGCCCAGGTGGTCGAAGGAATTGCCGCCGGCTGTCTGGAGGCGGGCTGCACCCTGCTGGGGGGCGAGACGGCGGAGATGCCCGGCTTTTACGAGCGGGGCGAATACGACGTGGCGGGCTTTTGCGTCGGGATCGTCGAGCGCGACCGGCTCATCGACGGGAGCCGGGTCCGGCCAGACGATGTGCTTTTGGGACTGGCCAGCAGCGGCGTTCACAGCAACGGCTTCAGCCTGGTGCGCCGGATCGTCGAGGTGACGGGCCACGACTGGCAGGAGATACCGCCCGGCTTTGACACTCCGCTGGGTGAGACGCTGCTCACCCCCACCCGCATCTACGTCAAACCGGTGCTGGCTGCCCTCAAAGCGGGTCTGGATATTCGCGGCATCGCCCACATCACCGGTGGCGGCCTCATCGAAAATGTGCCGCGTGCCCTGGGGGGGCTGGCGGCCCGATTGGTGCGCGGTTCGTGGCCGGTGCCGCCCATCTTCCACTGGCTTGCCACCCACGGCGAGGTTCTCCAGCAGGACATGGAGACGACTTTTAACCTGGGCCTGGGTCTGGTGCTCGCCTGTGGGGCAGACGAAGCTGAGCGGATCGCCGATTTTTTGGGCGAGCGGGGCGAGAAGGTCTACCGGGTGGGCACCGTCATCGACGCACCGGCACCGGCGGTCTACTTTATCTGA
- the bioF gene encoding 8-amino-7-oxononanoate synthase, whose translation MNGDPYAWIRSDLASLHRAGWYRSTLPGTGRAGAYTQIGGRPVLQFASNDYLGLAGDGRLIEAACRATQHYGTGATGSRLLSGERPIHRELERALADWKGCEDCLVFSSGYLANLGAIPALVGRRDLIVADERNHASLRSGAELSGARQLFYAHADLAALEALLVAERHRHRRCLICTDTVFSMDGDLVDLAGIARLAEDYRCMLLVDEAHATGVIGPRGAGAVEHFGLPGPLVQMGTLSKALGSLGGYICGSAELVDYLRNRARSWIYTTGLSPADAAAATAAVAIARNDADRREQLWENIRHLRSELDGLGIEQLPSDSAILCVQVGDIEATRRFAAKLLEDGIFAPAIRPPTVSTSRIRFSLSAIHTDEMIDRLLGAIGRWRQVG comes from the coding sequence ATGAATGGCGATCCTTACGCCTGGATTCGATCGGATCTGGCGAGTCTGCACCGCGCCGGCTGGTACCGTTCTACCCTGCCGGGCACGGGCCGCGCCGGGGCGTATACCCAGATCGGGGGCAGGCCGGTGCTGCAGTTTGCGAGCAACGACTACCTGGGTCTGGCAGGCGATGGGCGGCTTATTGAGGCGGCCTGCAGGGCAACGCAGCACTACGGCACCGGGGCTACCGGTTCGCGCCTTTTAAGTGGGGAGCGGCCCATCCACCGCGAACTGGAGCGGGCGCTGGCGGACTGGAAAGGCTGCGAGGATTGCCTCGTATTTTCTTCGGGCTACCTGGCCAATCTGGGAGCGATCCCGGCGCTGGTGGGCCGCCGGGATCTCATCGTGGCCGACGAGCGCAACCACGCCTCGCTGCGCAGCGGGGCAGAATTGAGCGGAGCCAGGCAGTTATTTTATGCCCACGCCGATCTGGCCGCCCTCGAAGCGCTGCTGGTCGCCGAGCGGCACCGGCACCGGCGCTGTCTTATCTGCACCGACACGGTCTTCAGCATGGACGGCGACCTGGTGGACCTGGCGGGGATCGCCCGGCTGGCGGAAGACTATCGCTGCATGTTGCTGGTGGACGAGGCCCACGCCACCGGGGTTATCGGCCCGAGGGGAGCAGGGGCGGTAGAACACTTTGGGCTGCCGGGGCCGCTGGTGCAGATGGGAACGCTCTCTAAGGCCCTCGGCAGCCTGGGCGGCTATATCTGCGGCAGCGCCGAACTGGTCGATTACCTGCGCAACCGGGCCCGAAGCTGGATCTATACGACGGGGCTCTCACCGGCGGATGCGGCGGCGGCTACCGCCGCTGTCGCCATTGCCAGAAACGACGCTGATCGCCGGGAGCAGCTCTGGGAGAATATCCGCCACCTGCGCTCTGAACTGGACGGGCTGGGAATCGAGCAACTGCCCAGCGATTCGGCGATCCTCTGCGTGCAGGTGGGCGACATCGAGGCAACCCGCCGCTTCGCTGCAAAGCTCCTGGAGGACGGCATCTTTGCCCCGGCTATCCGGCCACCGACGGTCAGCACCAGCCGCATCCGCTTCTCGCTCAGCGCCATTCATACCGACGAGATGATCGACCGGTTGTTGGGGGCTATTGGGCGTTGGCGACAGGTGGGATAG